The sequence AGACAAAATCAAACCATATGGTAACTGCTTTTTTGAAGCAAATTGGCACAGAACCCTCTCATTTAAGGCAGGAACTGTGTAAGTGTCTTGAAGAGAATATAGAAGAAtacatttcatttatgttaaaccGTCATCACCAAGATGATGAGGAAACATTTGTGGCTGATTACTTGTCAGAAATGGAAAAACTGAAAGTTGATGGGTATTGGACAAGTGCTGTGACAGACCTTTTTCCATTAGTACTGGCAAATTACTCAAAGTGCAATGTTATCATCTACACAAATAATGTTGAACAGCCAGTCATTACAATTAAACCAACCAAAAATGACTAACTTGCCATTCCAGATAACAAAAACAGTGTAAAATTGGTTTATACATCAATTCGGAGAATTTTGGAACACTACGATGGATGCCTTGAAATTCAAGACTCTGATATATACTTTGCCTCTCCATTATCAGGTGGACATTCCGACAAACAGGAACAGAACAAGAATACACCCACCACCAATGATAAAACAACTCCACCGAAAGGACCTACACCAAGAAAAAAGGCAGTTTTTATAACGCCTGAGAAGAAGTTCCATACTAGAAAGAGAAAAGCAACACCAGAAACATGGGAAAAAATATTAGGAAAAAGTTACGGCTGTCAGGTGCAGAGTATACATCAGCAGATGGAAAGCCAAAGGCCGCTAGGTCGGTAGAGCCAGTAGACTGTAGCAAGTGCAGACAGAAATGTGacacaaaaataacaacagaacAAAGGCAACAGCTCTTTGAATCATTTTGGTTATTGTCAAGTTATGAGAGACAGAAAAATTATGTTTGTAAACAGGTAGAAGAGACAGACACTAAAACATATCTAGACAAAGATGGAAAGCCAAATAAAAAACGAAAGCAGGTGTcaagaaagttttattttgaaattgaaagtaaaaagtGTTCTGTCTGCAAGACGTTCTTTATGAAAACGTTGTCAATCGGTAAGGCATATATTGATCATGCGTTGAAAAACAAAAAGGACGGACATTTTACAGGCAGTGATTTAAGAGGAAAACACGAGCCTCATAACAAACTTTCCCCAAGCAGAATAGATGCAGTGAAAAAGCATATTGAATCTTTCCCACGTATAGATGCTCATTATGTTCGAAATGAGACAAAGAGACAATTCCTTGGGCCACATCTTACACTGCCAAGAATGTATGACCTTTATCTGGAGGAgtgcaagaaaaataaaacaaagccaGTTTTATTGGAAAgatacagaaatgtttttaatacaaATTACAACCTTTCTTTTCATGTACCAAAGAAGGACCAGTGCAACACATGTAATCAGTATTACACAGCACAGCGAGAAGGTAAAATGACAAATGAACAACAGAATGTTTTCGACAAACATCAGCAAAGGAAAAAGCGATCTAGAGAAGAGAAAGCTAAAGATAAACAGAAATGTGAATCCCAAAGTAACATTCATGTAGCTTGTTTTGATCTCCAGTCAGTGTTGTATGTTCCATGCTCATTGGTTAGCCTAATGTACTACATGCGTGAACTCTGCTGTTATAACCTAACATTTTACAGTTATGGAGACAAACAAGGCACATGCTTTGTCTGGTCTGAGGTACATGCAAAAAGGGGAGCATCAGAAGTGGCTACCTGTCTAAAGCTACATCTCCAATCACTTCCAGCAGAATCAGACCATGTAGTTTTGTACTCGGATGCTTGTGATggacaaaatagaaataaaatcataGCAAGTTGCTTACTGCATTTCGTGAATACCATtccaaacataaaaataatagacCATAAATTTCTAGAAAGCGGCCACACACAGATGGAGGTGGATTCAATGCACGCAGCTGTCGAATTTGCTAAAAAGAAAACCATGATTTTTGTTCTGTCACAGTGGGACACAGTTATTCATATGGCTAGAAGAAAAAAGCCCTATAAGGTTTTGCCACTAAAGTACACTGATATCATAGACTTTAAACAATTTCAGAGTAACAGTACAAAGGTACAGAAAAAATCGGAAACAGGAACCAAGGTACTCTGGTCAAAAATGAAGTGGCTTAGATATACTAAGGAAGAGCCTGATGTCTGTTTTTTCAAATACGATTTTGATGAtgaatttgaaaaattgaaaatgtttggcTATAGAAGTATCATTCAAAGATACCCATATCTGCCGCAAAGAAAAAGGATCTATTGCAGCTATGCAAGAGTGGTACTATTCCTGAAGAATTCCATGAATATTACAAGGCTTTACCAGCAAAAAACAGTATCAGAGATTGTTTGCCAGAGCCAGATGCCCTTGAAGATTCAAGTAACGATTCGGATAGTAACTAACTAAAAGTGTCAGATTTACTACTACATTTCAAATGTGACTGACAATGTGACAGTGTGTGATTTCAGACAAATTCTAAACATGCTAAATATGTGTATTAAGCTTTATTCAAGTGCTTATATTGcataatattacataaaatgtattatgaaattCACTAAATTGTTATAGATGATTCTTGTTACTTGATGAAAAGACAGTCTGAGAAGAGCCAAATGGAGGCATTTACATATAGGCCATTGGTGACTTGAAAAGTCTTAATCTAAGACAAAGAATGCATCCTGCCATAATAATCTATATTTctatagaatatttttgtttcccACAAAACTTACATTTATGTCAACATTGCATATGCCAGAGGATTCTATTGCTTTATAGAATGTTTTTGACACTTACAAAAACTGTGATATGCAACATCTTCACCAGCTATCAGTTTATAGCACTTTCTGGCTCAGTACTGTTTCGAAAGTTATAATGGAATCATACATGCCAAAACCAGATATCTTTCAATGGAATATTTTGGTTATTtagatttttgcaaaaaaatggacTTTAAGTTGTGACAAAACAAttttttcgaatttgacctaattAACTAAAGAcatgtacaaaatacatatatcatgTATTAAATAATACTATCGTAAATAATACTATAGTTTTTATATCTCAAAAACCCTTACTATAAAAGAGAAGCAGGTTCTGGCACTTACCCCTCGAAATTACTTTTGATCGAGGATAAAGCACGTGAAGACTGGTCTGTGGATAAAGGTCATCCTAAGTTATCTGATTAGTTATATATGGAATAGTATATAAATGATAATCGTAGGGTAAACTCTCAATTCTTTTGAACAGGACTTTGATTTTACGAATACAATTTCTATGTCTGAAGTAATTACTACTTTAAACGGTGATTGTCGTATAATGATTAGCTGCGAATATGAATAGTTCAACCGTATTATACTACAGCTCTAGTTGTCACCATTTTATCAGTATTTCAGTTTATCCAACCGAAAAATGATAAGAAGCTACAATACTTTTGGAATATCGTATATGTATAGCTCAATTAGAATTACggaaaattaatatgaaaacaataccaGTATTCTTATACTTACGTTTTCTTCTAGAAAAATGTCAGCATATCTTTTTAAATCTTCCCTAGGGGTTGTGCTCCTATCAAAAATTGGGAGGGTTTCCACCGGCAGGACTTactatatttttcatatttcgcatagtaatagttctttaatttagaaaataattaaTGTTGAGAAAATCAAATTAAGGAATATAATGAGAGTAGTTTTAAGATTAATCAAATCTCCCACAGGAAATTTGCTCCTGTAACTGATTTGGGATGTTTTTAAGAGCGAAATAATGTCAGAATAGTTTGTTATTACAAATATGCATACATTGTTCATATGAGCATGATGagtaaaatatcttaaatttgaaaaagttagaaaaagaaaTACTGGGTTTCACTCCCGTGACTGATAAAGTGGGAGAAATACTCCCGTGGATGTCCGGCGGAATtcgcaacaacaaaaaaatagaaGATGCTCTTTCAATTGATTGGTTCCCTTTCAACATTATGTAATGCAAAGCGAGAGATTCTTGGATCCAGTTATTGCTGTAAATAATCTAAGGAACCTGAAAGTACACAGGtcttaaaattttcatttcatggTATAGCAAGAATAAATGATAAAGGGGTGAAAGAGTACATCAATTTAGTAATACATCcataatttttttctgatatgatCATCATCAGTAAATATAAGCTAATACTTATTCGGAATATTCGTGTCATTAGCCATTCTTTGATACCATTCAAGACCATTTTAATTGCTGTTAGtgttttgtatgtgtgtgtgtcgGCGGGTAGGTGGATGTGGTGGAGAGGGGTTGCGATACACAAAGAAAATAAATGCTTCAGCA is a genomic window of Mercenaria mercenaria strain notata chromosome 18, MADL_Memer_1, whole genome shotgun sequence containing:
- the LOC128550688 gene encoding uncharacterized protein LOC128550688, producing the protein MGKNIRKKLRLSGAEYTSADGKPKAARSVEPVDCSKCRQKCDTKITTEQRQQLFESFWLLSSYERQKNYVCKQVEETDTKTYLDKDGKPNKKRKQVSRKFYFEIESKKCSVCKTFFMKTLSIGKAYIDHALKNKKDGHFTGSDLRGKHEPHNKLSPSRIDAVKKHIESFPRIDAHYVRNETKRQFLGPHLTLPRMYDLYLEECKKNKTKPVLLERYRNVFNTNYNLSFHVPKKDQCNTCNQYYTAQREGKMTNEQQNVFDKHQQRKKRSREEKAKDKQKCESQSNIHVACFDLQSVLYVPCSLVSLMYYMRELCCYNLTFYSYGDKQGTCFVWSEVHAKRGASEVATCLKLHLQSLPAESDHVVLYSDACDGQNRNKIIASCLLHFVNTIPNIKIIDHKFLESGHTQMEVDSMHAAVEFAKKKTMIFVLSQWDTVIHMARRKKPYKVLPLKYTDIIDFKQFQSNSTKVQKKSETGTKVLWSKMKWLRYTKEEPDVCFFKYDFDDEFEKLKMFGYRSIIQRYPYLPQRKRIYCSYARVVLFLKNSMNITRLYQQKTVSEIVCQSQMPLKIQVTIRIVTN